From Anaerohalosphaera lusitana, one genomic window encodes:
- a CDS encoding DMT family transporter, translated as MGKSVLKSDLLLLLTSFVWGTAFVAQRKGLDYVGPMTYNAWRFGIGAVILLPILFAGLRREAVKAPAQRINWIWGALGAGAMLFAGASLQQIGLLYTTAGKAGFITGLYVVLVPIGGLFLGQRAGVSLWIGAGLSVAGLYLLSGVGSAEMVTGDFLVLAGAFFWAGHVLLIGHLAGKADPFRVAIVQFAAVAVLSMIASVVFESADLRDIVDAAVPIAYGGLLSVGLGFTMQVVAQKDCLPGHAAIIMSLETVFAALAGWIVLHEMLEPTGIAGCGLILAGMLAVQMPIIYSRRQQSISSSLDKEAKS; from the coding sequence ATGGGAAAGAGTGTACTAAAAAGCGATCTTCTTCTGCTGCTGACTTCCTTTGTGTGGGGGACGGCATTCGTTGCGCAGCGCAAGGGTCTGGATTATGTGGGGCCGATGACGTATAACGCGTGGCGGTTCGGGATCGGGGCTGTGATACTGCTGCCGATACTGTTTGCGGGGCTGCGCAGAGAGGCGGTTAAGGCCCCTGCTCAGCGTATAAACTGGATCTGGGGCGCTTTGGGGGCCGGGGCGATGCTGTTTGCGGGGGCGTCGCTGCAGCAGATCGGGCTTTTGTATACAACGGCGGGGAAGGCGGGTTTTATAACGGGGCTGTATGTGGTGCTGGTTCCGATCGGGGGGCTGTTTCTGGGGCAGCGTGCGGGGGTGAGTCTTTGGATAGGTGCAGGCTTGTCGGTGGCGGGGCTTTATCTGCTGAGCGGGGTTGGGTCGGCGGAGATGGTGACGGGTGATTTTCTGGTGCTGGCGGGGGCGTTTTTCTGGGCGGGGCATGTGCTTTTGATCGGGCACCTGGCGGGGAAGGCGGATCCGTTCAGGGTGGCGATCGTTCAGTTTGCAGCGGTTGCGGTACTGAGTATGATCGCGAGCGTGGTGTTCGAATCGGCTGATCTGCGGGACATTGTGGATGCAGCAGTGCCGATAGCTTACGGAGGGTTGCTGAGTGTCGGGCTCGGGTTCACTATGCAGGTGGTGGCGCAGAAGGACTGTCTGCCGGGTCATGCGGCGATTATTATGAGCCTGGAGACGGTTTTTGCGGCGCTGGCGGGGTGGATCGTGCTGCACGAGATGCTCGAGCCGACGGGTATTGCCGGGTGTGGACTGATACTGGCGGGGATGCTGGCGGTGCAGATGCCCATCATATACAGCCGCAGGCAGCAAAGTATATCTTCGAGCCTTGATAAAGAAGCAAAAAGCTGA
- a CDS encoding fluoride efflux transporter FluC produces MMQITMIAIAGALGALGRYGAGLWAGRLLGTGFPYGTLIVNVAGCGLIGFFMHVGMTTDWLAREYRTAVTTGFLGALTTFSTFSYETVTHIEDGAWAAAAGNVSLNVVLGLAATFGGLFLARTIVGGA; encoded by the coding sequence ATGATGCAGATCACAATGATAGCAATAGCGGGTGCTTTGGGGGCGCTTGGCAGGTACGGTGCAGGGCTGTGGGCGGGTCGACTGCTGGGGACGGGGTTTCCGTACGGCACGCTGATCGTGAATGTGGCTGGGTGCGGGCTTATCGGCTTTTTCATGCATGTCGGGATGACTACGGACTGGTTAGCAAGGGAATACCGGACCGCGGTTACGACGGGTTTTCTGGGGGCGCTGACGACTTTTTCCACGTTCAGCTATGAGACGGTTACGCATATCGAGGATGGAGCGTGGGCGGCTGCTGCGGGGAACGTTAGTTTGAATGTAGTTTTGGGGCTGGCAGCGACGTTTGGAGGTCTGTTTCTGGCGAGAACCATAGTTGGAGGAGCATAA
- a CDS encoding DUF190 domain-containing protein, which yields MRVEESEKVLMRIFVGEADSVGGKPLYHEIVKRLRKEKAAGATVTRGICGFGAKSHMHTARVLDLSHDLPIIIEVVDSKENIDRIAPLIDDMVGDGLITMEKVQAIRYAPKE from the coding sequence ATGCGAGTAGAGGAATCTGAAAAGGTACTGATGCGGATATTTGTCGGCGAGGCGGACAGTGTAGGCGGGAAGCCGTTGTATCATGAGATCGTCAAGAGGCTTCGCAAGGAGAAGGCGGCGGGGGCGACGGTGACGCGGGGGATATGCGGTTTTGGAGCGAAGAGCCATATGCATACGGCGAGGGTGCTAGATCTGAGCCATGATCTGCCTATCATTATCGAGGTGGTTGACAGCAAGGAGAATATAGACAGGATCGCACCGCTTATTGACGATATGGTTGGTGACGGGCTGATCACTATGGAGAAGGTGCAGGCGATCAGATATGCGCCGAAAGAATGA
- a CDS encoding M16 family metallopeptidase — translation MSKKLTYGFLLVLAGLTFAGVLAGCRDTSQAVEPSASETAEAEDGKESGKLFEYEEAQLDNGLDIITLEDFSTPIVAVKVWYKVGSKDEDPQRQGFAHMFEHMMFKGTEYVSPRDHFDLIQKVGGTTNAYTSFDVTVYEETLPANQLELALWLEAERMAFLNINQEHVDTERQVVEEELRMGENKPYGNVFKKQFAGVFEQTPYSWTPIGKIGHLRASSVQEMRDFWKKYYIPNNATLVIAGAVKHEEARKLAEQYFGWIPKYEDPKPAEYEKPEQDEPKVVVIDDENAPAARLDILWRTVPIGDDDEVVLDLLGEILGGGKSSRLYRELVAEKQLAVSASASTYNLEFDGVFFTRTMQAPEADAEQIRQIIRKHIDRVAEEGVSAEELEKAKNQLLKYLVTTSLTVESKAEMLGSAAVRRGDVSKVNTILEDVKAVTAEDIQRAAGEYLAEEKANVFIIEKNAKGAAANKDDESGGVTAPREETAPAPGRPGTERPEDWPMEAPVADAKAFEFEPSYTSETLDNGLQVIVVQNHEVPFVTARLGMLAGAWTEDKPGTASMAMQMLTKGTVEHSEAELAEILETNAISLAGSANLDTSSIDFSCVAEKVELATELMAEVTKQPTFPAEEFDKLKKQVLTGLQIKSQNPDYLANRELKRRLFGEHPYSRNVTGEIGDVGGLAVGDLQRWWDTVPRPERAVLIFAGDIKPGEAMELAKKNFGEWQNENAVKTDPKDLPEIPGAEATHVYLIDRPGSAQSEIRIGQLGITRHEQPEYFVSRIVTNYFGGQFGSRLNHTIRVEKGLTYGAYGYWSANAMAGTFKMDTFTKTASTVETVKTMFNEVDRLENKPPTIKELVNSQTYITGSFARQRETPQAVAEDLWLIHSQNLNDNYLDKFLEQVTATTAEDCIEFANESLDPEKMVVVVAGDAEALKAELEKIAPVTVIEAD, via the coding sequence ATGAGTAAAAAACTGACGTACGGCTTTTTGTTGGTTCTTGCGGGTCTGACCTTTGCCGGAGTTCTTGCGGGGTGTAGAGATACTTCGCAGGCTGTAGAGCCTTCTGCGAGTGAGACGGCGGAGGCCGAGGATGGGAAGGAGTCCGGAAAGCTGTTCGAGTATGAAGAGGCGCAGCTCGATAACGGACTGGACATTATAACGCTGGAGGACTTTTCGACGCCGATAGTGGCGGTCAAGGTGTGGTACAAGGTGGGTTCGAAGGACGAGGACCCGCAGAGGCAGGGTTTTGCTCATATGTTCGAGCACATGATGTTCAAGGGGACGGAGTATGTTTCGCCGAGGGATCATTTCGATCTCATTCAGAAGGTTGGCGGGACGACGAATGCTTATACGAGTTTCGATGTGACGGTGTATGAGGAGACGCTGCCGGCGAATCAGTTGGAGCTGGCGCTTTGGCTGGAGGCGGAGCGGATGGCGTTTTTGAATATCAACCAGGAACACGTAGATACTGAGCGGCAGGTGGTGGAAGAAGAGCTTCGTATGGGTGAGAACAAGCCTTACGGGAACGTGTTCAAGAAGCAGTTTGCCGGGGTGTTCGAGCAGACGCCGTACAGTTGGACACCTATCGGGAAGATCGGGCATCTGCGAGCGAGCAGTGTGCAGGAGATGCGGGATTTCTGGAAGAAGTATTATATTCCGAACAATGCGACGCTGGTGATCGCGGGTGCGGTGAAGCACGAAGAGGCGCGTAAGCTTGCTGAGCAATATTTCGGCTGGATCCCGAAGTACGAGGATCCGAAGCCGGCTGAGTATGAAAAGCCCGAGCAGGATGAGCCGAAGGTCGTAGTCATCGATGACGAGAATGCGCCGGCGGCACGTCTGGATATTCTGTGGCGGACGGTGCCGATCGGGGATGATGATGAGGTCGTGCTCGATCTGCTGGGTGAGATACTCGGCGGTGGTAAGAGCAGTCGACTGTATCGCGAGCTTGTCGCGGAGAAGCAGTTGGCGGTGAGTGCGTCGGCTTCGACTTACAATCTGGAATTTGACGGTGTATTCTTTACGCGCACTATGCAGGCACCGGAGGCGGATGCGGAACAGATCAGGCAGATCATTCGCAAGCATATAGATCGTGTGGCTGAGGAAGGGGTCAGTGCTGAGGAGCTGGAGAAGGCGAAGAATCAGCTTTTGAAGTATTTGGTGACGACGAGTTTAACGGTCGAGAGCAAGGCCGAGATGCTTGGTTCGGCGGCGGTACGGAGGGGCGATGTTTCGAAGGTCAATACCATTCTCGAAGACGTGAAGGCGGTTACGGCTGAGGATATTCAACGGGCCGCTGGCGAGTATCTCGCAGAAGAGAAGGCTAACGTGTTTATCATCGAGAAGAACGCGAAGGGCGCGGCGGCGAATAAGGACGATGAGAGCGGCGGGGTTACGGCTCCGCGTGAGGAAACAGCGCCTGCACCGGGAAGGCCCGGGACGGAACGGCCCGAGGATTGGCCTATGGAAGCGCCGGTGGCGGATGCGAAGGCGTTCGAGTTTGAGCCGTCGTATACGTCTGAAACGCTGGACAACGGTTTGCAGGTTATAGTCGTGCAGAATCACGAGGTGCCGTTCGTGACGGCTCGGCTGGGTATGCTGGCTGGGGCGTGGACGGAGGATAAGCCGGGGACCGCTTCGATGGCGATGCAGATGCTGACGAAGGGGACGGTGGAGCACAGTGAAGCGGAGCTGGCGGAGATACTGGAGACCAATGCGATCTCGCTTGCGGGCAGTGCGAATTTGGATACGTCGAGCATCGATTTCAGTTGTGTGGCTGAGAAGGTTGAGCTGGCGACGGAATTGATGGCGGAGGTTACAAAGCAGCCGACGTTCCCGGCGGAAGAGTTTGACAAGTTGAAAAAACAGGTGCTGACGGGGCTGCAGATCAAATCGCAGAATCCGGATTATCTTGCGAATCGGGAGCTGAAGAGGCGGCTGTTCGGCGAGCATCCGTATTCGAGAAACGTCACGGGTGAGATCGGTGACGTTGGGGGGCTGGCTGTGGGCGATCTGCAGAGGTGGTGGGATACTGTTCCGCGGCCGGAGCGGGCGGTACTTATTTTTGCGGGTGACATTAAGCCGGGCGAAGCGATGGAGCTGGCGAAGAAGAATTTCGGTGAGTGGCAGAATGAGAACGCCGTCAAGACGGATCCGAAAGACTTGCCGGAGATACCGGGTGCGGAGGCGACTCATGTGTATCTGATCGACCGGCCTGGCAGTGCGCAGAGTGAGATCCGGATCGGTCAGCTTGGGATCACCAGGCATGAACAGCCGGAGTATTTTGTCAGTCGGATCGTGACGAATTATTTCGGCGGGCAGTTCGGAAGTCGGTTGAATCATACCATTCGTGTGGAAAAAGGGCTGACTTACGGTGCGTACGGTTACTGGTCAGCGAACGCGATGGCGGGGACGTTCAAAATGGACACGTTTACGAAAACCGCTTCGACCGTTGAGACTGTGAAGACGATGTTCAATGAAGTCGATCGTCTTGAGAACAAGCCGCCGACCATTAAGGAACTGGTCAACAGCCAGACGTATATCACGGGCAGTTTTGCAAGGCAGCGTGAAACGCCGCAGGCGGTTGCTGAGGATCTGTGGCTGATACATTCGCAGAATTTGAACGATAATTATCTGGACAAGTTCCTGGAGCAGGTGACGGCGACGACGGCTGAGGACTGTATCGAATTTGCGAACGAGTCGCTGGATCCGGAGAAGATGGTTGTGGTTGTAGCGGGCGATGCTGAGGCTCTTAAGGCCGAACTGGAGAAGATCGCGCCGGTGACGGTGATCGAGGCAGACTGA
- a CDS encoding NYN domain-containing protein: protein MSYIIDGYNLLRYAQQHDDYEALEDASLCHVLNLFLKRVNERAQIVFDGIGPPDKSGLRSRGNIEVYFSGRGIEADDIIEGKVMASTDPANLVIISSDRQIRTVARQRKATAITSDVFWMILCHELDKKKGKPEPREKRQGINNSETDQWLDEFGL, encoded by the coding sequence ATGTCCTACATTATCGACGGCTACAATCTATTGCGTTATGCCCAGCAGCATGACGATTACGAAGCACTCGAAGATGCTTCACTCTGCCATGTTCTGAACCTTTTCCTGAAGCGCGTAAACGAACGCGCCCAGATCGTTTTCGACGGCATAGGCCCTCCCGACAAGTCCGGCCTCCGTTCCAGAGGCAACATCGAAGTGTACTTTTCCGGCAGGGGTATCGAAGCCGACGACATCATCGAAGGCAAGGTCATGGCAAGCACCGACCCCGCCAACCTGGTCATCATAAGCTCCGACCGCCAGATAAGAACCGTCGCCCGCCAGCGAAAGGCCACTGCCATCACCTCCGACGTTTTCTGGATGATCCTCTGCCACGAACTTGACAAGAAAAAGGGCAAACCCGAACCCCGCGAAAAACGCCAGGGCATCAACAATTCCGAAACCGACCAATGGCTCGACGAATTCGGACTCTAA
- a CDS encoding dihydroorotase produces the protein MYTGNNILIKNGRLIDPANNVDQICDLFIKDGYVSEIGQLDNDCDHVIDATGKIISPGLIDVHVHFREPGDEEEETIASGSMAAVAGGFTSVVCMPNTKPAVDDATSIEFVHRMARQARKTFVYVMGAITQGRKGTDLAEMGLMQKAGAVGFTDDGAGIQDASIMTRALKYASMLDTVVSQHCQDLSLGSSGVMNSGYNSTVLGLPGMDPLAEEMMLWRDIQLVKRIGVRYHAQHISTAGSVKIIREAKQQGVPVTCEVSPHHLLLTDDCIYEYDTNYKVNPPLRTKADIAALREAIKEGVIDCLATDHAPHLKSEKELEFLAAPFGIASLECALSLYVKALIEPGIIDWPQLLALMTHKPASIIRIEKGTLAKGSIGDVTIIDPDAEYTINAEKFYSKSRNCPYHNWNVRAKVERTIVAGEVRYSAD, from the coding sequence ATGTACACAGGCAATAACATCCTCATCAAAAACGGCCGGCTCATCGACCCAGCCAACAACGTCGACCAGATCTGCGACCTCTTCATCAAGGACGGCTACGTAAGTGAGATCGGCCAGCTAGACAACGACTGCGACCATGTCATCGACGCGACCGGCAAAATAATCTCGCCCGGCCTCATCGACGTCCACGTTCACTTCCGCGAGCCCGGCGACGAAGAAGAAGAAACCATCGCCAGCGGCTCCATGGCAGCGGTCGCAGGCGGCTTCACATCCGTCGTCTGTATGCCCAACACCAAACCCGCCGTCGACGATGCAACCAGCATCGAATTTGTCCATCGCATGGCACGCCAGGCCCGAAAAACATTCGTCTACGTAATGGGTGCCATAACCCAGGGCCGCAAGGGCACCGACCTCGCCGAAATGGGCCTCATGCAAAAAGCCGGCGCGGTAGGTTTCACCGACGACGGCGCAGGCATCCAGGATGCCTCCATCATGACCCGCGCCCTCAAATACGCATCCATGCTCGACACCGTCGTCTCACAGCACTGCCAGGATCTCTCGCTCGGCAGCAGCGGCGTGATGAACTCCGGCTACAATTCAACCGTCCTCGGACTCCCCGGCATGGATCCCCTCGCAGAGGAAATGATGCTCTGGCGCGACATCCAACTGGTCAAACGCATCGGCGTGCGCTATCACGCACAGCACATCTCCACAGCCGGCTCCGTCAAGATCATCCGCGAGGCCAAACAGCAGGGCGTCCCCGTCACCTGCGAAGTAAGCCCGCACCACCTCCTGCTCACTGACGACTGCATTTACGAATACGACACCAACTACAAGGTCAACCCGCCCCTGCGAACCAAAGCCGACATCGCCGCCCTCCGCGAAGCTATCAAAGAAGGCGTCATCGACTGCCTCGCAACCGACCATGCCCCGCATCTCAAGAGCGAAAAAGAACTCGAATTTCTCGCCGCACCCTTCGGCATCGCGAGCCTCGAATGTGCACTCTCGCTCTACGTAAAGGCGCTTATCGAGCCCGGCATCATCGACTGGCCCCAGTTGCTCGCACTCATGACCCACAAACCCGCCTCGATAATTCGCATCGAAAAAGGAACTCTCGCTAAAGGTTCCATAGGCGATGTGACGATCATCGATCCGGACGCCGAATACACCATCAACGCCGAAAAATTCTACTCCAAGAGCCGCAACTGTCCGTATCATAACTGGAACGTCCGCGCAAAGGTCGAAAGGACCATCGTCGCAGGCGAGGTTCGCTACTCGGCGGATTGA
- a CDS encoding aspartate carbamoyltransferase catalytic subunit, with protein sequence MIRSSNKFKWRHKHLLGLRELTREELEFILDTAEGFENISTRSVKKAPPLRGKVVVNLFFEDSTRTRISFGLAASRLSADVVEFTKKSSSVSKGETLIDTARNLEAMGIDTIVLRHGAGGAARLLSRSIDACVVNAGDGFNEHPTQALLDVYTIRKHRGSLDGLKIAIVGDISHSRVARSNIWAMTKLGAEVILVGPPTLMPSKVNDLPVTVSYDMDEVIEKVDVINMLRIQFERMGGNLFPTIREYARFFSLTVDRMARAKSDLIVMHPGPINRGVEIESEVADGNNSVILQQVSNGLAVRMAVLYLVNQAAANKAKGK encoded by the coding sequence ATGATTCGAAGCAGCAACAAATTCAAGTGGCGGCACAAGCATCTTCTGGGCCTCCGCGAACTGACCCGTGAAGAGCTTGAATTCATACTCGACACAGCCGAAGGATTTGAGAACATCAGCACGCGTTCGGTAAAAAAAGCTCCGCCGCTCAGAGGTAAGGTAGTCGTCAACCTCTTCTTCGAAGACAGCACTCGAACACGGATCAGCTTCGGCCTCGCTGCCAGCAGACTAAGCGCCGACGTCGTCGAGTTCACAAAAAAAAGCAGCTCCGTCAGCAAGGGCGAAACCCTCATCGACACCGCCCGCAATCTCGAAGCAATGGGCATCGACACCATCGTCCTGCGTCACGGAGCAGGCGGAGCCGCGAGACTCCTCAGCCGCAGTATAGATGCTTGCGTCGTCAATGCCGGCGACGGCTTCAACGAACACCCCACCCAGGCCCTCCTCGACGTTTACACGATACGCAAGCATCGCGGCTCACTCGACGGACTCAAGATCGCCATCGTCGGCGACATCTCCCATTCCCGCGTGGCACGCAGCAACATCTGGGCAATGACCAAACTCGGCGCTGAAGTCATCCTCGTCGGCCCGCCAACTCTCATGCCCTCCAAAGTAAACGATCTGCCCGTCACCGTCAGCTACGACATGGACGAGGTCATCGAAAAAGTCGACGTCATCAACATGCTCCGCATCCAGTTCGAACGCATGGGCGGCAATCTCTTCCCGACCATCCGTGAATACGCCCGCTTCTTCAGCCTCACCGTCGACAGAATGGCACGCGCCAAGTCGGACCTGATCGTCATGCACCCCGGACCCATCAACCGTGGAGTCGAGATCGAATCCGAAGTCGCCGACGGCAACAACAGCGTTATCTTGCAGCAGGTATCCAATGGCCTCGCGGTCCGCATGGCCGTTCTCTATCTCGTAAACCAGGCTGCCGCAAACAAGGCCAAAGGTAAATAA
- the pyrR gene encoding bifunctional pyr operon transcriptional regulator/uracil phosphoribosyltransferase PyrR, with the protein MEIILDAKQIQDALKELASQIASSGADPNEIVVVGIRSRGEILAQRLNAILSDMLSHEIPCGTLDITLYRDDFNQPRDNGYPTVQSTEIPFDINSRIVILVDDVIHTGRSARAALDALIDLGRPKVVRLAVLIDRGQRELPIQADYLGHKLDVPANKAVEVSLAEIDENEQVVVR; encoded by the coding sequence ATGGAAATAATACTAGATGCCAAACAGATACAGGACGCACTGAAGGAGCTTGCCTCGCAGATAGCCTCCAGCGGTGCTGACCCCAACGAGATCGTGGTCGTCGGTATACGCAGCCGCGGTGAGATCCTCGCCCAGCGGCTCAACGCCATACTCAGCGATATGCTGAGCCATGAGATACCATGCGGCACACTGGATATCACACTCTACCGTGACGATTTCAACCAGCCGCGCGACAACGGCTACCCAACCGTGCAGAGCACTGAGATACCCTTCGACATCAACTCCAGAATAGTGATCCTGGTCGACGATGTCATCCATACAGGGCGTTCGGCTCGTGCCGCACTCGACGCGCTGATCGATCTCGGTCGACCAAAAGTTGTCAGGCTCGCCGTCCTCATCGACCGCGGTCAAAGAGAACTTCCTATCCAGGCCGACTACCTGGGTCACAAATTGGACGTGCCCGCGAACAAAGCGGTCGAGGTAAGTCTTGCCGAGATCGATGAAAACGAACAGGTTGTTGTGAGGTAA
- a CDS encoding S8 family serine peptidase, which produces MQSKLRVSLNKVAVSALVLLMMTAGGVNAAEQNEPLPLHPGALGYAGIHSLRETDPNMTGAGIRIASICRSLTYANNKPEFDYLINREHQCFDAQSIDYIDGPELGNGLSDHATAVAAILTGFDAMATHPLVGDFVFEGAAPDAKLEVYEFWNFIRSYVFSGNDFSADIATMSVGTALQTWWTRGIDKLAEETGVPIVASIGNGNSVYDPPLYPAMGSNVIGVGVIDPVNSESLVDRLCRFYLPRSDHSSFGPAADGRCGPDIVAPANSLVPSVRNEYDYEACGNWSSFAAPVAAGTAALLKQRVNAEPNLAERFNGRGANCVIKAILLNSARKMPYWHKGDITAEDDHEVPLDHLQGAGALDAVAAMDQLTAGPAESGINKSVGWDKASIDPADESVVYEVSVDPAEDANIAVTLNWNRRYADQYPFEALSDDNSDLRLEIWGMDPYDPSRDKLIDFCDSSKDNLEHIFCPVDPAYSDYMIVVRYSGRTELPRTKEVFGLAWNFEAKPLNTDLRWFDLNGDGESDEADLLEIMTKAARINREDVPVREAYGDINLDGQIDVQDISAFLSNVRKAEISKAK; this is translated from the coding sequence ATGCAAAGCAAATTGAGAGTATCTCTAAATAAGGTCGCCGTTTCGGCTCTGGTTCTGCTGATGATGACAGCGGGCGGTGTAAACGCTGCAGAGCAGAACGAACCGCTGCCGCTGCATCCAGGGGCGCTGGGGTATGCGGGGATACACTCACTGCGAGAGACGGATCCGAATATGACGGGGGCGGGGATAAGGATCGCAAGTATTTGCAGGAGCCTGACTTACGCGAATAACAAGCCAGAATTCGACTATCTTATCAATCGGGAGCACCAATGCTTTGATGCTCAATCAATCGACTATATTGATGGTCCGGAGCTGGGCAACGGGCTTTCGGACCATGCTACTGCGGTGGCCGCGATACTGACCGGGTTTGATGCTATGGCGACGCATCCGCTGGTGGGGGATTTCGTATTTGAGGGGGCGGCACCTGATGCCAAGCTCGAGGTTTACGAATTCTGGAACTTTATCCGCTCGTACGTGTTTTCCGGCAACGATTTCAGTGCCGACATCGCTACAATGAGCGTGGGAACAGCGCTTCAGACGTGGTGGACGCGCGGGATCGACAAGTTGGCGGAGGAAACGGGCGTGCCGATCGTGGCGAGCATCGGGAACGGCAATTCCGTGTATGATCCGCCGCTTTATCCGGCGATGGGCTCGAATGTGATAGGCGTCGGGGTTATCGACCCGGTTAATTCAGAGAGCCTGGTGGATCGGCTTTGCAGGTTTTATCTGCCGAGGAGTGATCACTCAAGCTTCGGACCGGCTGCGGATGGACGCTGCGGCCCGGACATTGTCGCACCCGCGAACAGTCTCGTGCCCTCGGTCAGGAACGAATATGACTATGAGGCATGCGGCAACTGGTCGAGTTTTGCGGCACCGGTGGCGGCGGGTACGGCGGCATTGCTGAAACAGCGAGTGAATGCGGAACCGAATCTTGCTGAAAGATTCAATGGACGCGGGGCCAATTGCGTCATAAAGGCCATACTGCTCAATTCGGCCAGAAAGATGCCCTACTGGCACAAGGGTGATATTACTGCCGAGGACGATCACGAGGTTCCGCTGGACCACCTGCAGGGTGCGGGCGCGCTAGATGCGGTTGCTGCGATGGACCAGTTGACGGCTGGGCCCGCTGAATCGGGCATCAATAAATCAGTCGGCTGGGACAAGGCGAGTATCGACCCGGCTGATGAAAGCGTCGTCTATGAGGTTAGTGTTGACCCCGCTGAAGATGCGAACATAGCTGTCACGCTCAACTGGAACCGCCGTTATGCGGATCAGTACCCGTTTGAGGCTCTTTCGGATGATAACAGTGATCTGAGGCTGGAGATCTGGGGAATGGATCCTTATGATCCCTCGCGGGACAAACTTATCGATTTCTGTGACAGCAGCAAGGACAATCTGGAACACATTTTTTGTCCGGTCGATCCGGCTTATTCGGATTATATGATCGTTGTGAGATACAGTGGTCGGACCGAATTGCCACGGACAAAGGAGGTGTTCGGGCTGGCGTGGAACTTCGAAGCGAAACCCTTAAATACCGATCTAAGGTGGTTCGATCTTAACGGGGACGGGGAATCGGATGAAGCTGATCTGCTCGAGATAATGACCAAGGCGGCACGGATCAATCGGGAAGATGTGCCTGTGAGAGAGGCCTACGGCGATATAAATCTCGATGGACAGATCGATGTTCAGGATATATCTGCTTTTCTGTCAAATGTTCGAAAAGCCGAGATATCCAAAGCTAAGTAA